One Solibacillus sp. R5-41 DNA segment encodes these proteins:
- a CDS encoding alpha/beta fold hydrolase, whose amino-acid sequence MKKVLRVIKKIAVLFIATILLGLVSIFIYHNYQLGKEATLIKSKGTLVNVNNKNINVYNEGNGKDTYVFMSGSGIAAPVYEMKGLYSKFSQENKIAVVERAGYGYSDVSNDGRDIDKILEQTRKVLIQSGNNPPYVLVPHSLSGLEAIYWAQKYPDEVKSIIALDIGLPHQYVTHKMGLVDSLAVRGINMLTKIGVHRLFPSTTFNPEVIEQDFLTDHEKELYKALSFKQTFNDDMVQELLQSYENSKKSVNLPIPKETPILFLDAVADQNKNSKYTKQKSKDYEEFAEQLNVADVIKIEGTHSIYLYEPEEIYKLSTKFIKKNERPM is encoded by the coding sequence ATGAAAAAAGTATTGAGAGTGATAAAGAAAATAGCTGTGTTGTTTATTGCCACCATCTTGCTTGGGTTAGTATCGATTTTTATTTATCATAATTATCAGTTAGGAAAAGAAGCAACACTTATTAAAAGTAAGGGAACCCTCGTTAATGTAAATAATAAAAATATTAACGTTTATAATGAAGGTAATGGTAAGGACACGTATGTATTTATGTCGGGTTCCGGGATTGCTGCGCCTGTTTATGAAATGAAGGGCCTTTATAGCAAGTTTTCACAAGAAAATAAGATTGCTGTTGTTGAAAGAGCAGGATATGGCTATAGTGATGTTTCTAACGATGGTCGAGACATTGATAAAATACTAGAGCAAACTCGAAAAGTACTCATTCAAAGTGGAAATAACCCCCCGTACGTTTTAGTGCCACACTCGTTATCAGGATTGGAAGCAATTTACTGGGCTCAAAAATATCCAGATGAAGTGAAAAGTATTATTGCATTGGATATTGGTTTACCGCATCAATATGTAACACATAAAATGGGCCTAGTTGATTCATTAGCCGTAAGAGGCATCAATATGTTAACCAAAATTGGTGTTCATCGACTTTTTCCTTCTACTACTTTTAATCCTGAAGTGATCGAGCAAGATTTTTTAACTGATCATGAAAAAGAACTCTATAAAGCGCTATCCTTTAAGCAAACCTTTAATGATGATATGGTGCAAGAGCTTTTACAGAGTTACGAAAATAGCAAAAAATCGGTTAACCTACCGATACCAAAGGAAACACCTATCTTATTTTTAGATGCGGTTGCTGATCAAAATAAAAATTCGAAATATACAAAGCAAAAAAGTAAAGATTATGAAGAATTTGCAGAACAATTAAATGTAGCAGATGTTATAAAAATTGAAGGTACGCACAGCATTTATTTATACGAGCCAGAAGAGATTTATAAGCTGTCTACCAAATTTATTAAAAAAAATGAAAGGCCTATGTGA
- a CDS encoding cysteine peptidase family C39 domain-containing protein has translation MFIIRTIILWIIISTIINAYLMTLPIPVLRKRNYPANYLIKRNNRIEIQKNRECAAFSTAYVLRHFGMEADGEELYTNFPSKTRSGNVYPKGIRTVLRKKGYKTNYYKGNINTLKYEVSKGTPVIVFIKVHKNHNNLHFVPVVGYDKEYIYLSESLRHLVSCNDDNNSYNRKVPINEFGELWDIKNINMLLYSNTYITVDATQSKY, from the coding sequence ATGTTCATAATTAGAACAATTATTTTATGGATTATTATATCAACTATCATTAATGCATATTTAATGACATTACCCATACCTGTTTTACGAAAAAGAAATTATCCGGCTAACTATCTAATTAAACGAAATAATAGGATAGAAATACAAAAAAATAGGGAGTGTGCAGCATTTTCAACAGCGTATGTGCTGCGTCATTTTGGAATGGAGGCCGATGGTGAAGAGTTATATACTAATTTCCCTAGTAAAACGAGGTCAGGCAATGTATATCCAAAGGGAATCCGTACGGTGTTAAGAAAAAAGGGATATAAAACAAACTATTATAAAGGAAATATTAATACATTAAAGTACGAAGTTAGTAAAGGAACTCCCGTAATTGTTTTTATTAAAGTACATAAGAATCACAATAATTTGCATTTTGTCCCTGTCGTAGGGTATGACAAGGAGTATATCTATCTTTCAGAATCATTAAGGCATCTGGTGAGTTGTAATGATGATAACAATAGCTATAATCGAAAAGTTCCTATTAATGAATTTGGGGAATTGTGGGATATAAAAAATATTAATATGCTTCTTTATAGCAATACTTATATAACCGTAGACGCAACACAGAGCAAATATTAA
- a CDS encoding HAMP domain-containing sensor histidine kinase — MKLKKKYRLLLLSAIISVPLLLLAISVFMSIIYEVVFKTKNKGIPFHESFAYPTMLVVFCLSLLLLALLFSKSINALLNKINILNTTIRDLASDEKIPSTLEVTNNDEIGELIRSVNVLIERTTYRELEMKQQAEIQKELLNKLRHDINTPLTAIKLQLFYLEGQYTLSAPILDSLYQQIQYIADLTNEFNIQNTDTLESSYILNDEVNLNDLVETMLKKWSYLYSIHDIELIYQPVNKGLIWTSSELWIQRIFDNIFQNTLKHAKATKLEVSIENNVVILSDNGIGFDVNRKHEGLGLKIIEDITRILNINYTVQSNENGTIYRIQKPGK; from the coding sequence ATGAAACTAAAAAAGAAATATCGGCTATTATTACTCTCAGCCATTATCAGTGTGCCGTTGTTATTACTAGCAATTAGTGTTTTTATGTCAATCATTTATGAAGTTGTTTTTAAAACGAAAAACAAGGGTATTCCATTTCATGAATCTTTTGCTTATCCCACAATGCTAGTCGTATTCTGTCTATCGCTTTTATTATTAGCCTTGTTGTTTTCGAAATCGATTAACGCACTCCTAAATAAAATTAATATATTGAATACAACGATTCGCGATTTAGCAAGTGATGAAAAGATTCCAAGTACATTAGAGGTTACCAATAATGATGAAATAGGAGAACTTATCCGGTCGGTCAATGTATTAATCGAAAGAACAACGTATAGAGAGTTGGAAATGAAGCAACAAGCAGAAATACAAAAAGAGCTGCTAAACAAATTAAGGCACGACATCAATACACCGTTAACAGCTATCAAATTACAATTATTTTATTTAGAAGGTCAATATACACTTTCAGCACCGATACTAGATTCACTCTATCAACAAATACAATATATTGCTGATTTAACGAATGAATTTAATATACAAAACACAGATACGTTAGAAAGTTCATATATTTTGAATGATGAAGTTAACCTAAATGATTTAGTAGAAACCATGCTTAAAAAGTGGAGTTATTTGTATAGTATCCATGATATTGAATTAATATATCAACCAGTAAATAAAGGTTTGATATGGACGAGTAGCGAGCTATGGATACAAAGGATATTTGATAACATTTTTCAAAATACATTGAAGCATGCAAAAGCTACCAAACTTGAGGTGAGCATTGAAAATAATGTTGTTATTTTAAGTGATAATGGTATTGGTTTTGATGTTAATCGTAAACATGAGGGGCTAGGATTAAAGATTATTGAGGATATCACAAGAATTCTCAATATAAACTATACTGTACAGTCGAATGAAAATGGGACTATTTATAGAATACAGAAACCTGGTAAATGA
- a CDS encoding GNAT family N-acetyltransferase produces MTIEIRTIQPSDYKYLVDLLSELGYPTTLEDLNMRFDLLQKHGDYETLVAVKNNQVLGFAGVCKALAFEFSGIYVRILAFIVSSNQRKQGIGTKLLKACEEWAIMQGAETITLNSGNREERQMAHNFYVSNGYVGKSTGFSKKIN; encoded by the coding sequence ATGACTATCGAGATTAGAACCATTCAACCTTCAGATTATAAATATCTAGTCGATCTGTTGAGTGAATTAGGTTATCCAACAACTTTAGAAGATTTAAATATGAGATTTGATTTATTACAAAAACATGGAGATTATGAAACTTTAGTGGCTGTAAAAAATAATCAAGTTTTAGGTTTTGCAGGGGTATGTAAGGCACTTGCTTTTGAATTCAGTGGTATATATGTCCGTATACTTGCTTTTATTGTAAGTTCAAATCAACGAAAGCAAGGAATAGGAACAAAGCTATTAAAAGCCTGTGAAGAATGGGCAATCATGCAAGGTGCGGAAACAATAACTTTAAATAGCGGCAATCGAGAAGAACGTCAAATGGCACATAACTTTTACGTAAGTAATGGTTATGTAGGTAAAAGTACAGGATTTTCAAAAAAGATAAATTAA
- a CDS encoding DUF4179 domain-containing protein, protein MTNWDDEKMHQLTEQLNEISVPKQALEQARINAQRQNRRHRKKIRRTWQTVALIVTIFFVFVTSVRVSPAFANAVSKIPGLSPIIELIAFDKGLEDIVANDYYEEILMSETQNELTFTLLGVIADETGMLLSYKIASPNDLQGLTLDHLELELMHGGNPIEAGVGYGWTAHYEPIYEIENTINVTATEPIDYSNRNFELNFKLQKGQEMTFSIPFTLKKEIVKTKHYVVDEKVMVDGQTIEVKSLEISPLRAGIKIAIDPNNTMQILQFNEMKLIDEKGEDWGKIQNGTIGFGGIRDGVVTLFMQSNYFREPKNLTLVIPEIEALPKGEDFITVDFDKQQVLYQPEILDFTIQFKNRNTFFYLIRDVNKQTTFFSQGVDAEGKAVFERSSWRSESDNLYEVGSQFEANEGVMINPVKIMVNSFPNYLKGELKVEVPLGE, encoded by the coding sequence ATGACGAACTGGGACGATGAAAAAATGCACCAACTGACTGAACAACTAAATGAAATTTCTGTACCAAAACAGGCGTTAGAGCAAGCGCGTATCAATGCCCAACGACAAAATCGACGGCACCGAAAAAAAATCCGTCGTACGTGGCAAACGGTGGCTCTTATAGTGACAATCTTCTTTGTTTTTGTTACATCTGTTCGTGTATCACCAGCCTTTGCAAATGCGGTGTCCAAAATTCCTGGTTTGTCGCCAATCATCGAATTGATAGCGTTTGACAAAGGTTTAGAGGATATTGTCGCGAATGACTACTACGAGGAAATCTTAATGAGTGAAACCCAAAATGAACTGACTTTTACGTTACTTGGTGTCATTGCGGATGAAACCGGCATGCTGCTCTCTTACAAAATCGCATCACCAAATGATTTACAAGGACTAACATTAGACCATTTAGAACTGGAACTAATGCACGGTGGTAATCCGATCGAGGCGGGTGTTGGCTATGGCTGGACTGCACATTATGAGCCTATATATGAAATCGAAAATACAATTAATGTGACCGCAACAGAGCCAATAGATTATTCAAATCGAAATTTTGAACTAAACTTTAAATTGCAAAAAGGGCAGGAAATGACTTTTAGTATTCCATTTACATTAAAAAAAGAAATTGTTAAAACGAAACATTATGTAGTGGATGAAAAAGTAATGGTGGATGGGCAAACAATCGAAGTAAAAAGCCTAGAGATATCGCCGTTGCGTGCCGGGATTAAAATTGCCATAGATCCGAATAATACGATGCAAATTTTACAATTTAACGAAATGAAGCTGATTGATGAAAAAGGCGAGGATTGGGGAAAGATTCAAAATGGTACAATAGGGTTCGGTGGAATTCGAGACGGAGTGGTCACTCTTTTTATGCAAAGTAATTATTTCCGTGAGCCTAAAAATTTGACGCTTGTTATTCCTGAAATAGAGGCATTGCCAAAAGGCGAGGATTTCATTACGGTTGATTTTGACAAACAACAAGTGCTGTATCAACCTGAAATACTTGATTTTACGATTCAATTTAAAAATAGAAATACGTTTTTCTATCTGATTCGTGATGTTAATAAACAGACAACTTTCTTTAGCCAAGGCGTAGATGCTGAAGGCAAAGCTGTATTTGAGCGTTCGAGTTGGCGTAGTGAATCCGACAATCTATACGAAGTTGGTTCTCAATTTGAAGCAAATGAAGGAGTAATGATAAATCCGGTTAAGATAATGGTCAATAGTTTCCCGAATTATTTAAAAGGGGAGTTAAAGGTGGAAGTGCCGTTAGGGGAATAA
- a CDS encoding RNA polymerase sigma factor, with amino-acid sequence MKYFEQYKNSEIAEVQNIPEGTVKSRLHKTLRKLRGMVGERSEWE; translated from the coding sequence TTGAAATATTTTGAGCAATACAAGAACAGTGAAATCGCGGAAGTTCAAAATATTCCAGAAGGTACAGTGAAATCTAGGCTCCATAAAACATTGCGTAAATTGCGTGGCATGGTTGGGGAAAGGAGTGAATGGGAATGA
- a CDS encoding response regulator transcription factor, with amino-acid sequence MKEYNILVVEDDVMIGDLLQKILQREGYHVCWKSDGKEVLDIIHKMDLVIMDVMLPGDDGYQMTKKIKKLGLNIPIIFLSARNDMESKLQGLTIGEDYMSKPFDPRELLLRIKKMLENQYGTFTQIRHLSIDAELRRVFSESLHNEVAFTAIERKIFFYLYENRDRILTKDHFFEYLWPLEDRNQNIVNVHMKKIRTKINDNSGEILQNIYGEGYRLNTYKKK; translated from the coding sequence ATGAAAGAATACAATATTTTAGTTGTTGAAGACGATGTAATGATTGGCGATTTATTGCAAAAAATTTTGCAACGCGAAGGATACCATGTATGTTGGAAATCAGATGGAAAAGAAGTGCTTGATATCATTCATAAGATGGATTTAGTCATTATGGATGTAATGTTGCCAGGTGATGATGGCTATCAAATGACCAAGAAAATAAAAAAGCTAGGATTAAATATTCCGATTATTTTTCTATCTGCCCGCAATGATATGGAGAGTAAACTACAAGGTTTGACAATTGGAGAGGATTATATGAGTAAGCCTTTCGATCCTAGAGAACTTCTTTTAAGAATAAAGAAAATGCTCGAAAACCAATATGGTACATTTACACAAATAAGACATTTATCTATTGATGCTGAGCTTAGAAGGGTGTTCAGCGAAAGTCTGCATAATGAAGTTGCCTTTACTGCCATTGAACGAAAGATATTTTTCTATTTATATGAAAATAGGGATAGAATTTTGACGAAGGATCATTTCTTTGAATATTTATGGCCTCTCGAAGATAGAAATCAAAATATCGTGAATGTTCACATGAAAAAAATCAGAACAAAAATCAATGATAACTCAGGTGAAATACTTCAAAATATATATGGAGAAGGGTATAGATTAAATACCTATAAGAAGAAATGA
- a CDS encoding DUF6688 family protein: MIMILLIISISVPLYAFIRMVRSFTRKTKSHDVKGGSVKIKAIDCYYSMVILCLFMFGFFLNGSAVDAGEQLHIFDLNGVKVDGYASLSNEYIASVVVLLTLGMFSFWVVSLNDGSLSPVVYVICSTLMISNIIFAIVYLTHTGFSHDGEELTVLLLQISFLSLLFLYIARLKDSLNNFLDSQNEKEAEDNNKFILFLYRISNNYQRMSKIWAICFFPILVIIQLILILFGQRPDSFIRVFLETSSFNYSNIPAPKPVIVEGDGHYLCTVSAKGHKNLVNPIRAGIRRGQRIPVNRQLLIANAFENILEQYMPSFHKVIRNFYDRYGYPISRHINSKWSADIIYLLMKPLEWFFIVVLYTVDKKPENRIHMQYSELRK; the protein is encoded by the coding sequence ATGATAATGATACTTTTAATTATTTCAATTTCAGTTCCTTTATATGCCTTTATCAGAATGGTTCGGAGTTTTACTAGGAAGACGAAGTCACATGATGTTAAGGGTGGGTCAGTCAAAATTAAAGCAATTGATTGCTATTATTCCATGGTAATTTTATGTTTATTTATGTTTGGTTTTTTTCTAAATGGTAGTGCCGTGGATGCTGGTGAGCAATTGCATATATTTGATTTAAATGGTGTAAAGGTAGATGGATATGCTTCTCTTTCCAACGAATATATAGCATCTGTTGTTGTCTTATTGACATTGGGTATGTTTTCCTTTTGGGTCGTAAGTCTTAACGATGGGTCACTTTCGCCGGTTGTGTATGTGATATGTAGTACATTAATGATATCTAATATCATATTTGCAATTGTCTATCTTACTCATACAGGTTTTTCACATGATGGTGAAGAACTTACGGTCCTCCTACTGCAAATTAGCTTTTTATCATTATTATTTTTATATATCGCAAGGTTGAAAGATTCTCTGAATAATTTTCTTGATAGCCAGAATGAAAAAGAGGCAGAGGACAATAATAAATTCATTTTATTTCTCTACAGAATATCTAATAACTATCAAAGGATGTCAAAAATATGGGCAATATGTTTTTTTCCAATTTTGGTCATCATCCAATTAATTTTGATCTTGTTTGGACAACGACCAGATAGCTTTATCCGGGTGTTCCTTGAGACAAGCTCTTTCAACTATTCGAATATCCCTGCGCCAAAACCAGTGATAGTAGAGGGTGACGGGCATTATTTGTGTACGGTCTCTGCTAAAGGGCATAAAAACTTGGTCAATCCGATCAGAGCTGGCATTAGAAGAGGACAAAGAATCCCCGTGAATCGCCAGCTGCTGATTGCTAACGCATTCGAGAACATTCTAGAACAATATATGCCAAGCTTCCATAAAGTCATCCGTAACTTTTACGACAGATATGGCTATCCAATAAGTAGGCATATAAATTCAAAATGGTCCGCAGACATCATTTATCTCTTAATGAAGCCTTTAGAATGGTTCTTCATTGTTGTGCTATATACGGTAGACAAAAAACCAGAAAACAGAATTCATATGCAATATAGTGAGTTGAGAAAGTGA
- a CDS encoding NUDIX domain-containing protein — protein sequence MNSIRKAYGYVTRIKDGKIQVLVFQHPISEAGIQIPKGTVNAEEDTYNAVIREVKEETGLINFEVENLIAEDYWENDDGAVHNRFFYKINVSSNLDMWDYEPTGGGDEEGLTFHYFWISSKDEVELIRGHGDYLNLIFI from the coding sequence TTGAATTCGATTAGAAAAGCCTACGGTTATGTAACAAGAATTAAAGATGGAAAAATACAGGTATTAGTTTTTCAACATCCGATTTCTGAAGCAGGGATACAGATACCTAAAGGTACAGTAAATGCCGAAGAAGATACTTATAATGCAGTAATTAGGGAAGTTAAAGAAGAAACAGGATTAATAAACTTTGAGGTTGAGAACTTAATTGCAGAAGATTATTGGGAAAATGATGATGGTGCTGTACATAATAGGTTTTTTTACAAGATAAATGTATCAAGTAATTTAGATATGTGGGATTACGAACCGACAGGGGGAGGGGATGAAGAAGGACTAACGTTCCATTATTTTTGGATATCATCAAAGGATGAGGTTGAACTTATACGAGGGCACGGTGATTATTTAAACCTAATCTTTATCTAA
- the argS gene encoding arginine--tRNA ligase yields the protein MKTKLAQVIATALQDSLTIEEVEALLETPKHAQLGDVAFPCFILAKKYKKSPHTIASELAIKIHGTFIQEVRVENAYINVFYNQLQIAQDIVTQVLVQQSRYGTKEKNGQKVAIDFSSPNIAKPFSMGHLRSTVIGHALANIAEKQGYEANRINHLGDWGTQFGKLIVAYKLWGNKEAIEQNPITELLKIYVKFHDEAEQDDALNDQARQAFKALEDGNEEATALWKWFRDASLSEFNAIYSMLGVHFDSYNGEAFYNDKMQPVVEELTAKALLEQSDGAMVVKLEGMPPSLIMKKDGATLYATRDLAAAIYRYNTYQPAKVYYVVGNEQSLHFKQLFAVLQKMGHTWAANYEHIPFGMMLKDGKKMSTRKGKVVLLADVLRETIEAVTKNIEVKNPQLPNKAQVANEIGIGAVIFNDLKNDRMNDIEFSIEKMVTFEGETGPYVQYTNARIQTLLSKGHFELDAEPILRLDEEAWEIIKLLGTFPAVIETAFIQASPAVIAKFSLGLSRSFNKYYANTKFLTNDLQEKDRLKIANTVSILLEESLRLLGIKAPKEM from the coding sequence ATGAAGACAAAATTAGCACAGGTTATCGCAACTGCACTACAAGACAGCTTGACGATTGAAGAAGTGGAAGCGTTACTCGAAACACCGAAGCATGCTCAGTTAGGCGATGTGGCATTTCCTTGTTTTATTTTAGCGAAAAAATATAAAAAATCACCGCATACCATTGCAAGCGAATTAGCTATAAAAATCCATGGGACATTTATTCAAGAAGTACGTGTGGAAAATGCCTATATCAATGTATTTTACAATCAATTACAAATCGCGCAGGACATTGTAACACAAGTGCTAGTGCAACAAAGTCGTTATGGCACGAAAGAAAAAAATGGCCAAAAAGTGGCGATAGATTTTTCGTCGCCGAATATTGCCAAGCCATTCTCAATGGGCCATTTGCGTTCAACAGTGATTGGTCATGCACTTGCGAATATCGCGGAGAAGCAGGGCTATGAAGCGAATCGTATCAATCATTTAGGAGACTGGGGCACGCAATTTGGAAAGTTGATTGTTGCGTATAAATTATGGGGCAATAAAGAAGCAATCGAACAAAATCCAATTACTGAATTACTGAAAATTTATGTAAAATTCCATGATGAAGCAGAGCAAGATGACGCGCTAAATGATCAAGCGCGACAGGCATTTAAGGCACTAGAAGATGGAAATGAAGAAGCAACGGCATTGTGGAAGTGGTTCCGAGATGCATCTTTAAGTGAATTTAATGCGATTTATTCGATGCTCGGTGTACACTTTGATTCTTATAATGGAGAGGCATTCTATAATGATAAAATGCAGCCTGTCGTTGAGGAATTAACAGCGAAGGCTTTGCTCGAACAATCTGATGGCGCGATGGTTGTTAAGTTGGAGGGTATGCCACCTTCTTTAATTATGAAAAAGGATGGTGCAACATTGTATGCGACACGTGATTTAGCGGCTGCGATTTATCGTTACAACACGTATCAACCTGCAAAAGTATATTATGTAGTAGGCAATGAACAATCACTTCATTTCAAGCAATTATTTGCAGTGTTACAAAAAATGGGCCATACTTGGGCAGCGAATTATGAGCATATACCATTTGGGATGATGTTAAAAGACGGCAAGAAAATGTCGACACGTAAAGGAAAAGTAGTACTGCTTGCAGATGTGTTACGCGAAACGATTGAGGCAGTGACAAAAAATATTGAAGTGAAAAATCCACAGTTGCCGAATAAAGCACAAGTAGCAAATGAAATTGGTATTGGCGCGGTGATTTTTAATGACCTAAAAAATGATCGTATGAATGATATCGAATTTTCAATTGAAAAAATGGTGACATTTGAGGGGGAAACAGGCCCTTATGTGCAATATACGAATGCACGAATCCAAACACTACTCAGCAAAGGGCATTTTGAACTGGATGCCGAGCCGATTTTGCGTTTAGACGAGGAAGCATGGGAAATTATAAAGCTTTTAGGAACGTTTCCAGCAGTTATTGAGACGGCCTTCATACAAGCAAGCCCAGCTGTTATTGCGAAGTTTAGCTTAGGTTTATCAAGAAGTTTCAATAAATATTACGCCAACACGAAATTTTTAACAAATGATCTGCAGGAAAAAGATCGTTTGAAAATAGCGAATACTGTGTCGATCCTTTTAGAAGAAAGTTTACGTTTGTTGGGGATTAAAGCGCCAAAAGAGATGTAG
- a CDS encoding metal-sensitive transcriptional regulator, with amino-acid sequence MQYDPKVSHRLNRIEGQLRGVLRMMEEEQDCKEVITQLSAIRSGVDRTIGVIVTNNLMDCVVNAEGDEAQLNTVVQQAMDLVIKSR; translated from the coding sequence TTGCAATATGATCCAAAAGTTTCTCATCGCTTAAATAGAATTGAAGGGCAGCTTCGTGGAGTACTTCGTATGATGGAAGAAGAACAAGATTGTAAGGAAGTCATTACACAGCTCAGTGCTATTCGTTCCGGTGTTGACCGGACAATCGGTGTCATTGTAACAAACAATTTAATGGATTGTGTCGTCAATGCGGAAGGTGACGAGGCACAGCTGAATACAGTCGTCCAGCAAGCGATGGATTTAGTTATAAAAAGTCGATAA
- a CDS encoding sigma factor, with protein sequence MKNEHDAIEAYQEMTYRSLKNIHKLKEPNYLKTWLIRILINICLDMKLKQSRLVLTNEIEQMI encoded by the coding sequence TTGAAAAATGAACATGATGCCATTGAAGCATATCAAGAAATGACATACCGCAGCTTAAAAAATATACATAAGTTGAAAGAACCGAACTATTTAAAAACGTGGTTAATTCGCATCTTGATCAATATTTGCCTTGATATGAAATTAAAGCAATCACGTTTGGTATTAACAAATGAAATCGAGCAAATGATTTAG